ttttataaaccaaaataaactttattcataataaaagacaaactatatacaaaaataaaacagtgcaagcctttacattcttgtacagatcaatcattggtgttacctttttatatataaaaaacacagcactgatgccactcgtgtggctccctgggagctacccagtcccgtatttacaatatttaaggggctttcttgcctgacctgcctctccctctccagtggcagaagaaccctaaactgtagtccttccccaccgagtccttgtgttggctgcacccagcttcagtgcgtccctcagcacgtactcctgcagcctggaatgtgccagaggCCAAAGAACAGTGCAGATAGAAGAAACAGTACATCTGACTCATAGTAATGAGCAGCCAACTGGCTAAAGCAATACCAACAGGGAATCCCAGCACATTCGTGTAAGGGTGTTTTGAATTTTCATGTCACTTATCTGTTCGTGTATCATGCACTGAATGATGTATTCAGAAACAATTGTTTTTACCTCAGAGGAATTTGTCCCATCACCTTTCCCTTTGGGTTGTCCCTGAAATACCTCTAGTCTATTCATATTCTTAGTGATTTTCATATTGTAATTTCCTGCGACATCTCCTGCCACAGTAAGTCTCTGCTTTCTGCTTCACATGCGCTGATTAGTAGTTTCTCATTATTACTTGTTCctcattaataatttccatttttgcaGCATACAGTTTTGCTATTAAATTGCTTAAAATTTTAAggcacattttatttttaattatattaaacAAAGAGTGtataatgaaaatattaatatttgctTTGATACTAGTTTGATCAGTATGTACAAATGATTTatataatttctgttttaaatgcttGGCTTACAATTTAAACTATATAAATTTGCATAATCTTCGAGGCATTAGCTTGAATTTAGCTTAAATGCAAAGACTGTTGCCTTTTAGAAAAACACTTTTGGGACTcatggtgattttattttttccatttgtttatctTATTAACAGCAGCTGTCAGTATTCACAATATAGCAAGTCGATTGAATGAGAAACAAGTGCAAAATCTTCGTCCCCATTTACCTGACAACAAAGCTCAAATGAAGTTGCATCCTCATCCTTTTCCTTTTCATGAGAAATACAACTCAGCGAAACCTTATGCCTATGCTGTTCCTCCACCTGAGAGCAACAAAGCAATGGCATCTTATTCCTATCCCATGTCTCCTAAGAACAACCCAGAGTCAACTTACCACCGCTCTTACCCTTTTTATTCTCAGAACAAGCCAACTTATACTGGAGATTTTGCTCATCCTTTTCTTGTACCATCTCCTCAAAACCATCCAATGATCAGCAATCTATTCCCACCAGAAACCAGTCCTCGTCctattcctttccctttctctttccctttctctttagcTGCTTTCAATCCCAACAACCACAAAAAAGTATCTTATCCTTTTCCTGAAGTGGAACTATACCCCTCTTCAGAACATGAGTCGGAAGTAGAATTCTCTCATTCTTCAGATAATGTGACAGAAATGGAAGCTTATCCTTCTCTAGAGGATGAGGTAGAGAAAGAACTTGATTCTTCTGCAGAGGatgaaatagaaaaagaaaattctTCGGAGAACGAGACACAAAAGAAATCTTCACCTGATGAAGTAAATGCCCGAACCTCTCAAACACCTTGTTTAGTTGGGTGGATTTATAACCGTGACTTATCTACCTGTTACAGCTACTACCAAACTAAAATGAACTGGATTCAAGCTGAGGTAAGAGCCAGGGCTGCTCGCTTGTTTCCCATTTTTAAAATAGCTCATTTGTTCATTCAAACaggaaaatgaagtaaaataatatttatttatatgtAGATAGCTCACATTAATAACATATGCAATATTATCTCGGCATTGTGCTGAGCATTAAACAAGTAACACTTGGGGATTTGTATTGGACCTGAAACCCATCCCCACCCACTGCACCCACGGAGAATATTTGGTAATGGTCATGTAAGCTTGCTGGATCTTAGTGGTAGGCCTTTCCACCATGGCAGAGTACCTAGAGCAAACAAGTAAACATGCTGTTAATATAAGACTAAATACTGTAATGCAGATTGGCAAGGCCCAAGGTTCAGTTCCTTTTTTGGATAGGGTTCCTACTGTGGGGACAAGGATGTCAAGAGCCCAGTGGTAAATGCTGCTTGGGTCCATTGCAAAGAATAATCAGTGGAATTGGTATACAGCTCATTCACGAGGGACTCCTGTGAATAAGTGTACACCTACAGGAGAGGAAGGAAGAGACCGGAGTGAGCACTGATACAAGAAGAGTTTGGATAATTTAAAACGATGAGTTTTGTTTATTGAAGTAGATTAGATTATTCCCAGGGGCAAAGAAGTCATTCTTAAAAGGTAATTAATCTGTTAATGTATTGAGGAACTTTTTTAACAAagggggctgtggatgctcaaaCACTAATCTTAGATGTACTTAAAATATTGGTACTAAATAAATTCattggggaattcaggagaaacacaTCGACACAGAGGGTGATTAGAATGTGAAACACATTAAGAAATGGAGGGTTTAAGCAAGCACCATAGATGCTTTCAAGAAAGGTTTTAGGTTAGCACATGGGAGAAAAACAAATGGGTTAGGCAGATGTATTCAAATGGATGGAAGGAGGCTTGTGTAAAGCATAAAGCACCACAGCCCTATGGCCTGGTATCTTGCCTTAAATTTTGTCTAACAGGAAATTGGTTATTGGGCCAGAGGCACCTGCTGGGTGCCCCAAGGAGCTCAGCAGAAGCAGACAGAATTGCAGACAACTGTATCTTTCGCAGAAGCTCGACAACACCAGAAAAGGGCAGTAGCTAGTGAAGGGCAAGTGATCCAAGGGGTTCAGCACAGTGAGGGGCATCAGGGTGAGgggtaaatgggggggggggggggggttgttgggttCATTCAGACAATTCTACTGCAGCCACAGCCATTAATTATTACCTTCTGAAGCTGAGGTCAGAGTAAGGGGAAATTAGAGGCAAGGTCAGTGAAAAGTTTTAGACAGGAAGAGTAGTCCTGGGATATAATGAAGAGGAACAGTTGGCTTCATTATGTACATTTCTGTTCAGCAATttgtctttctgttttttttctccaagggAAGCCTTTTTTTATATAGAGTTTCTCTTTCTTTTATGACTGGTTTGGCCCTGGGTAGCACAAAGCACACCAATGTGTGATGGTGTTGAAAGTAATCAATGGGAGGAAAAGTCCTGAAACTAGTTTCTTTTAACTTGAAGATATCTTGCCAAATGTATGCACCAGGTGGACACCTTGCCTCCATACACTGGGAAGAACACAACCAGTTCATTCAGGATTTGATAAAACGCAACAACCCAGCACAGACCAGCACTTGGATTGGTCTAAACGATTGCCACAAGGTAAGGGTGATTGAATGATTGTAGCCATGGTGTTCTGGTTTCAGTAACTGTTCAGTTGAACATCCTTTAATATCTGGGGGGAGGAACTGTCTTGATATTCAGTGAGGAAGGAAGTGTTCAATGAAACAACTGAATAAATGATCTGAAATATCGCCACCTCCCCCATCAAAGACCTTACCTTCCTCTATCCATCTTGATAGGACTGCCCATTTTTGCTGCAATAGGACAAGTATCGGGATTGGTTTTAGGGGAGGAGAGATGTTTTTAAAGGGAAAGTCCAAGACCATAGAACAAAATAGCAACAATGTTGGACATTCGGGGACATGAATTTATAGGTTATAATGCAGCAAGGAATACTCAAGTAAGCAGTTTTCTGAAGGTGAAATTCTATTTGACAAATTTAGAAGCTTTTTGACAATGTAACCAGGAGAGTAGAAAAGAGGAAAACAGTGGATAATATATCTGGATTTTCTAAAGACATTTGATAGGATACCACTTAAAAGTCTCTGTCTTTCTTTTAAGcatatggcagagcaggcttgagggaactTAAAAAAACAGGGTCATGGGATATTCTGAGCATAGAAGATTAGTTAAAGGGCTGAAAACAGAACGGGAACAAATGGGGCATTTTCAGTTTGGTAGGGTGCTGCTTGCAAAGTACTACAGGGATAGGTATTGTCTTTTGGTGGGACAACACCTGGAGTAATCTGCGTGACCTTGCTTTGTGCACCTAAGGATGGATACACTTGCCTTTGAGTCACTGCAGCCTAATTTCATGACTGTGCTAAGGAGACATAATGTAagactggaatttagaaaaatgtgaTGTGATCACTTTGAGACAAAGAAGGCTGTGAGAGAGATTAATAGGGAACATGCTAGGATCCTCTGTCATTTTATTGGTGTGTGTAGATTCAGGGGGCATTAACTCAAGGgaagggtcagccatttaggattgCCTCAGAGTTGTAAATCTATTGCATGCAAGGGCCTGAGTTGATCTACCATTAGGAATTTTCGGGCACCAAGGGAATCAGGGATATGGAAattgtgtgttgggggggggggtgggggagggattcAAGGCTCATATGTAGCATATGGTAGAGGAGGCTTGAGAGAACTCGAGATTTACTCCCTCAGTTCCTTATGTTCATACTTGTACATCAATTTGAATCATAGCGAAACAATTTATGGCAATAGCTTATTTTCCCATCCAATTGCTTCTGGAGTTCTCATGCATCCATCCTTGGTGTTCTTATCTTCCTCTTCTGAATGGTGCCCCTTCCTGATTTTGTTCAAATGTTCACTGATAGTGTCCAGTTGTAACTTTTCAGTACCTTTCTCAACTGTTGCACTGATTGTACTGTCGGCCTGCTTGCCTGCAATTAACCCTTAATGAGTCAGTTTCTTCCTGTGAACCATCACAAATGAATGTAATTGTCACATAAACATTATCTATATGCTTTGACTCAGTGTTTACTCAAT
This is a stretch of genomic DNA from Pristis pectinata isolate sPriPec2 chromosome 15, sPriPec2.1.pri, whole genome shotgun sequence. It encodes these proteins:
- the LOC127578464 gene encoding macrophage mannose receptor 1-like isoform X2 produces the protein MISLITALLSIDAAAVSIHNIASRLNEKQVQNLRPHLPDNKAQMKLHPHPFPFHEKYNSAKPYAYAVPPPESNKAMASYSYPMSPKNNPESTYHRSYPFYSQNKPTYTGDFAHPFLVPSPQNHPMISNLFPPETSPRPIPFPFSFPFSLAAFNPNNHKKVSYPFPEVELYPSSEHESEVEFSHSSDNVTEMEAYPSLEDEVEKELDSSAEDEIEKENSSENETQKKSSPDEVNARTSQTPCLVGWIYNRDLSTCYSYYQTKMNWIQAEISCQMYAPGGHLASIHWEEHNQFIQDLIKRNNPAQTSTWIGLNDCHKEGVYLWTDGSATDFTKWNHDQPEDKEEMDTCVNINSEGIGGTWDNRVCSDELPFVCAYKLL
- the LOC127578464 gene encoding macrophage mannose receptor 1-like isoform X1; amino-acid sequence: MISLITALLSIDAAAAVSIHNIASRLNEKQVQNLRPHLPDNKAQMKLHPHPFPFHEKYNSAKPYAYAVPPPESNKAMASYSYPMSPKNNPESTYHRSYPFYSQNKPTYTGDFAHPFLVPSPQNHPMISNLFPPETSPRPIPFPFSFPFSLAAFNPNNHKKVSYPFPEVELYPSSEHESEVEFSHSSDNVTEMEAYPSLEDEVEKELDSSAEDEIEKENSSENETQKKSSPDEVNARTSQTPCLVGWIYNRDLSTCYSYYQTKMNWIQAEISCQMYAPGGHLASIHWEEHNQFIQDLIKRNNPAQTSTWIGLNDCHKEGVYLWTDGSATDFTKWNHDQPEDKEEMDTCVNINSEGIGGTWDNRVCSDELPFVCAYKLL